In a genomic window of Patescibacteria group bacterium:
- a CDS encoding radical SAM protein, producing the protein MSKIILIQINFSDDHSEKILPLGILSVGSALKKSGFDVELLNINEKEIDKTAGYIIGERPLFLGFSVMTGIQTKHSAELSKKIKAGSDIKILWGGIHPSLLPEQCLKEDYIDFVAVGEGEETVVELAQRLEGGGSLSGLLGLGYKDGDSFHLNPERPLIKSLDEWPMDFSLLPMDKYVYKLDKYERVIAYKASRGCPFNCAFCYNRFFNKNRWRAWSVSRVVKDIEYLKENYQIDAVKFYDDNFFVDKSRALEILRRINLPSHLEVRIDMIDDELARELKERKIFDLLIGVESGSDRILAMINKRITVERVIAAVKSLAKYDVPASYSAIVGLPGETKKEFEDTIDLLYRIYKIHPKSAITLGAYMPYPGSQMYEMAIEAGFKPPVKTEDWGKIDRFRKDFSSPWVDGNKVWRIREYFKLLKIKLGPINKWFEFRIKHRFFACPLDIYLIEWLAGIAIEEKNWFGKLLRRGYNSLKKKL; encoded by the coding sequence ATGAGCAAGATAATTTTAATACAAATAAATTTTTCGGACGACCACTCGGAAAAGATATTGCCGCTGGGGATTTTGTCTGTGGGTAGTGCTCTCAAAAAAAGCGGTTTTGATGTCGAACTGTTGAATATTAACGAGAAAGAAATCGATAAGACCGCCGGATACATAATTGGCGAGCGGCCGCTTTTTTTAGGCTTTTCGGTTATGACCGGCATCCAGACAAAGCATAGTGCGGAACTGTCCAAAAAAATAAAAGCCGGTTCGGATATAAAGATCCTTTGGGGCGGCATCCATCCCTCGCTTCTGCCGGAGCAATGTTTGAAAGAGGATTATATTGATTTTGTGGCCGTGGGCGAAGGCGAAGAAACCGTGGTGGAATTGGCGCAAAGATTGGAAGGCGGCGGATCCTTATCCGGCCTTTTAGGCTTAGGTTATAAAGATGGGGATAGTTTTCATTTGAATCCCGAGCGCCCCTTGATAAAATCACTGGATGAGTGGCCTATGGATTTCTCTTTGCTTCCAATGGATAAATATGTCTATAAGCTGGATAAATACGAACGGGTCATCGCCTATAAAGCCAGCCGCGGATGCCCTTTCAATTGCGCTTTCTGCTATAACCGCTTTTTCAACAAGAATCGTTGGCGCGCCTGGTCGGTAAGCCGGGTTGTAAAAGATATAGAATATTTGAAAGAAAATTATCAGATAGACGCGGTAAAATTCTACGACGATAATTTTTTCGTGGATAAATCCCGGGCGCTGGAAATTTTGCGGCGCATAAATCTGCCTTCGCACCTGGAAGTGAGAATCGATATGATAGATGACGAGCTGGCGCGGGAATTGAAGGAAAGAAAGATATTCGACCTGCTTATCGGCGTGGAATCGGGCAGCGACCGGATTCTGGCGATGATAAACAAAAGGATAACCGTGGAAAGAGTCATCGCGGCCGTAAAATCATTGGCCAAATACGATGTGCCGGCCAGCTATTCGGCCATCGTGGGCTTGCCGGGCGAGACTAAAAAAGAATTTGAAGATACCATCGACCTGCTTTATCGGATCTACAAGATCCATCCCAAATCGGCCATAACGCTGGGCGCGTATATGCCATATCCGGGCTCCCAAATGTATGAAATGGCTATAGAGGCGGGATTCAAACCGCCGGTTAAGACCGAGGATTGGGGCAAGATAGACCGTTTTAGGAAAGATTTTTCTTCGCCCTGGGTCGACGGCAACAAAGTCTGGCGCATCAGGGAATATTTCAAATTGCTGAAAATAAAATTGGGGCCGATCAACAAATGGTTCGAATTCCGCATCAAGCATCGTTTTTTTGCCTGTCCCCTGGATATTTATCTGATCGAATGGCTGGCGGGAATCGCCATTGAAGAGAAAAATTGGTTCGGCAAACTTTTGAGAAGGGGATATAATTCCTTGAAGAAAAAGTTATGA